ttttcatgtagcacttcctgtaaacctcatgtgtcatgtccatctcattcgtgccctgcttgcattcctaatgtccttcccttGGCTCTGCCAAGTTtattgtactaactttctcctgctctatggcCGTCACCTCTGCCAatctcactggacaaacaattgtccgaacaattgtttttatttttccagtatCAAAGAGTTCTGGTCATATTagcatttaatttgaaaaaaaaaaaaaaatgatacttgGTGGACTAGACGAttcgatatatcaccagacaaaatatcacgatactatgctgtatcaatTTTATCTTCCACCCCtagtggaggaggttaagctttgccagcagcagcagtatgaTGCATGAGCATTAatacaagcagggattagtgagaaatattttatatttaaatacatcactgtggctgtcaCGGCTGGctgtatgactaccatgtcctgcataaACTAATGCTAGACTTCATTTTTTGCATAGAAGGGAATGATGATTTTACTTATTTCTAAATTTTTATAAGGAAAAAAGTGCATTTGAACCACTAACTGTGTAGGCTACAAATATTGTTCCCCGCATGTTTGTTTGGCAAAcaaaattttcagaaatataTGCACTTAATATCTTATCTGATggacaaaaaacacaatttttgtctcatcataccaaagaactttgttccacttgatcatggagtctcccacatgccttctggtgaagtAGAGTCCAGATTTAAACTGAGTTTTCTTTGTCAGTGGCTtttctctctttgccactctcccacaacagttgttgtatgcggagtctctcccatctgctgctgaagcttgtaactccttggcgtgttcttttgtcttcattgtgtaatggtagccaggaatactgattaaccagtgtctggaccttccagacacaggtgtctttatacttctgtcacttgagacacattcactgcactcaggtgatccccattgtgagactactagcaacAGTCTGCTGCACATCTGTTGaaataggtcagtcactttaaaggggttgaatatttatgcagtcacttcttTTAACTTCCATATTTGTATTtgactgacattactttgtagaaagctgttttcactttgactttaagaGAGTTTTTGtcgatttttttggtcaaaaaagctaaattatattgaccgttATTAATtcttaaaaccaataaaagggtcaaacattcaagggggtgaacactttttatactGTATGAAGGATTTAACATTTGAaccaaagctttcagtgtggtgtGGATTTTgttcacagaaaaataaaagccttaatAAATACATCAATAACAGGTGGGATCATTAGAGTCATTGCGGTTAATAATTGCAGGTTGGTCATAGGTTTACTGCAGACTTTAGACTGTAATCAAATGACTGTGATGCTGTTAAACTCTGGCTTGTTTCTTTAAGAGGAGCTCTGCTGTGTCATGCCCAGGTCACTTAACTATGACTTCGTTTCTACCTGTTACGCAACGCTTAACCTCTGCCCAATTTTCACACTtgtttgagtgtttgtgtgcaactgtgtgtgtgtgagtgtacaTTGCCTAAGTAAAACAGCGTGAGATCTATTGAGCTCTCATTTTTCTCATctcagtgacacagagggactaCAGCAACAGCTGGACAGGTATGACATGTTCTCTGTGGATTTTTCACAAGTTTTATTCACATATAccctttttgattatttttaaactcattattgcCCCACATGTATGGGCTATTGtaagttttttatttacttttaaggTTTTCACAAGTTTTTGTAGCAGAAAAAGGCTGATGATAATACGATGGTATTGCAGCATCATTTAAGGGTGttaagttgttttcttgtttaaaatgaagaggTTCAGAGGCTTTCCTGGGAGCTGAAATTATCCTAATTTTAAGCTGGAATAGATTTATTTTGAGGGTTGTGATTTACAATGCgctcacatttttatttttacaaccaTGCTTACTCATTTTAGTGAGTGCACCAATAAAGTGCAAATAGAGTCTTTGATCAAAGAAACAAGGTCACACCCATTGGGAAAGCAAGAGAGACGGAAACTGGGGCTACTCAGACTGTAAGAATTTAAGTGTAATGTCTGCTCACAATATTTAACAGTTTACCGTCACACTGAACCTTTTCCCCCCGAGATTTAGATCACAAACCAGTCTTTCTTTGAGCTTTAGGGCTGAAATGGAcagaaaagtcatttttttatttgagctgAATAGTGATACATGATATGTTTTTCAGTGTTGCTGCATGATACAGGAAAAGAACTGGCAttgcaataaaaaacattatCTTTGAGGCTCGCatgaaatcagaaaaatgtgGGATTTATGAATCTTTTGTTTAAAGTGTTTCAGTAACATCTGACTGCCTCAACATGGTGTTGAAGCATGGCCACATCTGGGCCTCCATCAAACGTAAAAGAGCATATACTGAGAAAAATCATCTCTTCTTTAAATATCATTTATAATAAGTgcacatttttctattttgtgcAATTAATGAAGACTTGGTAATGTGGTTTTTGAGAAAGTCTATAGCACAGTAACAATGCCCTCACTATGTAATGTAGCTGTGCAGATAGCTTAGAATAAGAACAATATGTGATTGCAATTACACTGGACAATATTGTGATTTGTGCATGCTCCTGCGATAATGCTACATGAGTCTTGAGCTCATTTGCTTCGTTACTAAGATGAATGCAGAGAGTAATGAGAATTTAAAAGTGTGCATTTGTTAACTTAAAGTGTGCAAATATTTAGTAGCATGAAATATACAAAATCTTAAGTTTTCACAGTACTGCTTTCAGAATTAAATATAGTTTCGAAAAtatataattttcttttttttttaaattaagttacTACTACTAAATTCAAATGCAGTggctttttcatttaaagaaaagaatttaatagaaaaataattgcAACCTTTTATGGAATAGCACTGCCTGACTTTGCAGCTGCAATTAGAATAATTGTGCTGCACCAATGAGAACTGTAAAAGATAAATGCATATTATCTACAATCTATttgaaaattgaatttttttcacatggtgttaaataaaaaactgcaATGTTCTGTGCAGACCTGatctcagtgtttgtttttgaaaagaaataacTAAACAAAGACAGTTCTGAATCAAATACACAGACTCCAAATGTCACACAGGAACTTTTATTAACAGCCAGCCACATAATATCAGCGTTTGCATAAAATAAGATACctgcttgtaaaaaaaaaaataaataaataaaatagtgcTCCTTAAGACACACATTATGGAAATTCTTTATTAAAGAATTATTCGTCTTACAGGTGCAGTACAGTAAAAAACATAGTGAGCATTGAGaacatttcttcttttgtcCCGTAAGAGCCCCAGCCCACATTCTCAAGTTTTCTAGGTGACCTCCTTAGGGTATACTTAATTTTTCTCTAGGTTTAAGAAAAGCATGAGGTCTTTAAGCCATAGATATTCATTGtgaattctgccaccagggggctctctgtctaaacaataacaaaagacagCAGGTACACACTGCtctgtttatttcttgtttgaATTGCAGACTTGTTACAATAAAACTGTACTGCATAGGGTGTTTTTACTAAACAGTACACTGATATTTTTGCTTCTGTAGCGCCCGCAGGTCATGGCTgggtaaccctaaccctaaccctaaccctaacacttACATGAtaagggtgaaaagctgttaatagTGTCCTTACTGGCTTGCACGGTGAGTCAGTCACAGATCACTTTCTGTTAACTATTTAATAAATATCActtatggagtgcagtttttcaaaacaagaagaaaggtactggggatgGCATGCTGAACAGAACGTCTGGTCTCTACTTGACCTTGAAATGTCTGATAGGGCTACAACATTACTGATGGGGGAGATTAATTGGTCTCCATCagaagtaagcagcacaaataCTGATCTTAAAAACTCCATATCTTGCCCAGCCCTTCATTAAACCACTGTGAGCTTTGTGTATTTATCTGGTGTGGTGACTTTGTTTGGGCCTTTTTTCCAAAATAGGAACTGAGGATTAAAAGCTGATTTGCCCACAATGAAAGGACTAAAAGGATGAATGACCTCAATAGGAGTGACCGGTTCGACATGTTTCAAAAGTAAATATTGACTTTGCTCTCCCTCCAGGGCATGATGGCACTGCTCCTTTGGCTCGGCCTATCGCTGCTGGCCTCCGTCCAGTCCAGCGCCGTGAAGAACTGCCACCCTGGCTGCCGCTGTGAGGTAGAAAGCTTTGGCCTTTTCGACAGCTTCAGCCTGACTCGGgtggactgtagaggactgggACCCAGCATCACGATGCCAATCTCCATCCCTCTGGACACTTCCCACCTCGACCTGTCCTCCAATTCTATGGGCCCACTCAGTGACACCATGTTGGCTGGTCCAGGCTACACCACCCTTGTAAGCCTGGACCTAAGCAGCAACCAAATAACAAAGGTAACACATAACTCTGTCTCAGTTTCTCAGTCAGGATTTATTATTCTAGGTTTCTCTTTCCATTTTAACTGACAGCAGTGCAGATACAGTTTGTTCCATCTGGTGTTATTTAGAACTACCCGTAAtagttggtacagcctgtgGTGTACtaaacatgaggaaaaaaagacaaaacaaaaaaagatgtttgcAGGGTGCtacactttaaaacacttaaatttagGCCCTCTGATCAGAAAATacaactgttgtgttttctacAATCAAtatgccaaaaatattttttcatatatgCCCCTCCTTCGTagtctgttgtgccatttcgCAACTGAATGCAGTGCATGgaggggaaattcatcatactctttggtttcaagtgtggtcctgaaaaatcttaatttcaagggctatgtagcccttggcTCTGAGCCCTACCCCTCGATTCAAAAGGGAATCGGGACATCACTTCACCTGACGTGAACGTGCAAAACcaaggggtagggctaagataagggctaaggggtagaaatgggattcaccctTACTCTACCCCAAGCCTTACCATGCCTGGGCACAGATGCATCATCATGTCATAATATAACATCCCTAGTTTAAAATGCACACGTCTTACAGATTCTGCACAATAGAGAAATACATAGACAACATTGGCATAACTTGGCTCGATTTGTGGTTTATTTTGGTGTTTGCACATGCATGTTCCACACCAGCACTTGTATGCCTGCATGAGCAACCGTACAATGCAGAAGCCGACCTCTTTCATCCATGCCAGGGCCAAGGAAATGTACTATGCTCTTCAGCATGAAGCACCCGCACTAGTCAGATAAACTGAATTTGGGGCATGTGTGCTAAGGCAAAGTACAGATTGCTTCATGTGAGTGTGCTGTTAGAGATTCCACTTGgatagaaaaatatcagttatAACTTCGGTTCTCGAATGGTGGGCTGGTAAtctaaaaatgggtcaacattttcagtgggtttcATCTGAAtgcctgaaaaaataaattatggggaaaaaaatctaagatgtggttttattttgaaggatatgtctttatctctttattttgccacatcttttgTTCCTTCTGAAATTCAAGCTGcactattttattatttaaaaaactgtttttggttGAAGAATTGAAGAAATTTGGGTTGTAATTGATGTGGTGGTCAGTCCTGAcactagaccagttgagaaccaccgtTGTatacttttatatatttttatttcactgcatCTTCTGCCTTGTAAATGAAACCTTTTTAAAGGGCGAGTTTGGTATATTTGAAGAGAGGTAGTATCAAGTACTTGTCAATAGTAAATATATTAGCCACAGTAGATGTTGGTCAGTCTGACCTCTTTTACCAGACTGATTGCCTTCAAGGAAGATAAGGGATAAAATACGATATTCCTTTtcagtcccacaaggggaaattccaaaatttacagcagcaagaaGTGGTGTAGACAAAGCAGCCCACTGGCAACAAATACAATGGAAATAGTGCTGAACAGTTTGGGGGCATCatgtaattgtgatttttcttacccaatattgcgatttcatatgcaattatttcttaagttgcacatctaatttattttccaacaaaaacaagcaataattcattctctactataaccaacacaatataaGATTACAATAGGgtgatcattttgaaaaaatatctaattgcaatgattttggctcattttgcaaattggatatgaactgttgcatTAAAGGGGATgataattttaatataattctaatatttaacaagaaaaacatacaaaaattttaaaaatgggatttttttttgtacactgttcttaaaatatgccactagaatgattgcatgatatgtaatgcaaaacatctctgctgcaaaaaaaaaaggttaaaactggtattttgacacaaatttcagtttAGAAATTTATTGCAaattctgtgatttgaaaattgcatcaggccatattgtgatttaatctaatttgcgattaatttcccagccctaatagAAATAGAGGACAGATAAATGCAATTAAAgatgatgaataaatacaaaatatactatattactattactactgttattactactactattactatAAAATGTCAACTTATATATTATAAATAGTactttcaaacaaaaaagcaagCCACTGAACAGTATCAGGATAAATGTGCTCTTTTTTAGTGCTGCACTATTTGGCAATGATGTGTGATTGCCATTTTACTGGACAGTATCACAATTTGTGATTGCAACTGCGATAAAGTACATAAATTGTATCATGAGGCTTCCAGCTATTAAAGAACATtcagagacaaaaaacaaaacttgaagATTTTACAGTACTGTTTTCAAAATAACCTAAGacttaaataaattaaataaaaccttttcttttgaaaataaagatgcAGCTACAAATGCAATAGTGCCACTATTGTTAACACTATTGTTAAGCTTTCAAgtacttaatacaaaaataactgcagcctttCATGCAACAATGTATTTACACAGCCTCACATCATGATTGCACTTAGATTACTAATGCAGTACTACTATATATAGTAGTACTGCACTTAGATTACTAATGCAGTACTACTATATATAgagaaaaattattttacagCCACTTTGCTTCACCACAGCACTttcaagtacctcatacaacccctCTTCAAAAATACAGACTGTCCCTTTAATGCCTGACTCACTGTAGTTTTCCATTTCTTCACTCACTCCTTGCCGTCTCATTTTCAGGTAAGCCCCAGTGCTTTGTCCAAGCTGCGTTACCTGGAGACTCTGGATCTGAGCCACAACAACCTGGAGAGCCTCTCCCCAAGCTGTTTCTCTGGCCTCCCGCTGGCTGAAGTCGACCTCAGCCATAACAATTTCCAAATGTTCGACATGGACGTATTCATGACGAAAGTTAACGGTGAACCTGTCAGTGTGGATCTGTCCCATAACCAGCTCGTGTCAGTCTCTATGACCTTGCATGGACGAGTACTACACATTCAAAGTTTAAACCTGTCATCAAACCGGCTGTTGAGCGTACCAAAGCTGGCAGGACTTCCTCTGAGGTACCTAAACCTGGATGGTAACCCCATTACCCACATTAAAGAAGGAGCATTTACTCAACTTAAAGATCTGGTGTATCTGTCCATCAGTGGCCTCCAGGAGCTCCAGGAAATTGAGCCACACAGCTTTAAAGGCCTTCAGAGCCTGCAGATCCTGGATCTCTCAAACAACCCCAAACTCAAGACTCTGAGCACTGCAGTTTTTAGTGGACTAGTCTCCCTTCAAGAGCTGAATTTATCTGGCTCTGGGGTGACATCCTTGCCAAATAACATGCTGACCCACCTGCCCAGTATTAAGAGTATTACTCTGGGACAAAACATCCAGTGCTGGAGGACCCAGAAACAGGGCCAGTTTCACCGGCAGCTGGGTCAGGTCCAGCACAACGAGGTGCTGAGCTGTAACATGGAGGGTGTGGTGTTATAAGACAGTGCCTTTACAAGTGGACCAGTCCTCTAAAGGGCCAGTATACTCAGTCAGAAGTGCTTTTAGATAATCAGCCTCACAATTCCCTACTAAAGCatacttttcttatttttttcaacttttcaacAGAACTACACGTCACATAACGGAGCAGAGTGCAACACCAAGATGCTCTTACACAATATTGCCTTCCTCTTTGCAGTGACAGCCAGCTTTTAGTGTTTGAAAGAGCCATATAAACACTTTATAGTGGTTAGACAACACATGCAACAAGGTTTCTATTTGTGCCTTATCTGCTTTTACTTGCAAAACTCTCTCTGTGTTGCCCTGACCTGACCACATACTCTACGTTCCAAGGTGGAACTGGAATACGTCTTaaaagcttaatgttgccttaCTAAAGCCTCCACACTAATGTCAGAAATCCTAAAACTTTTCAAGCCTTTTACATAACACAAAAGAATGATCTTAAGTGGTAGAAAATCTCTTATCAGTCCATAACTTAAAGTAGCAGTAACAGGTTATATGCTTCATTCAAAGTGGGACCACGTTAAGTTTTATTTGCACTTATTTCAGTCGAGGTGTTTTTTAATGATGCACTTAAACATGGCCTTAATGTCATATACATTTCTATGCATTGTTGATAATACTCACACTGAAGACTGTTGACCACTAATGTGTTTCATTTGACTTTGAATGTGATGCTTTATTGAAATCTTTGACAGGATAGTTTCATAAGAATTTTTTAAGTGTTAGAGATTGATACCTCTCCAAGATCTGTTTACCCTGTATGCAGCTGCAGCTGATTgcttaaaaagtagcaaaacccCAAAGTTTTGTCTTCAAACAATGTCAACAAACCGTCATGGGCAGGGCTGAGAGGTGGCAAAGAAAATATAAGCCCACTAATTTCTGCATGCCATCATCATCAGGCCAACATCACCcagtctgctgtttttttagatTAGCCATAATGTCGTAACCGGTCAAGGTAGACCTACACAAGTTAAACAAAGTCATATGCTCCCATTAGAGACAAGCTTCTTCTCAGAGATGCTCCAGTTGTAATGATTAGGACCAGTgctaatgtttaaaataacaatttaaaccatctgatatcagtgtttttaaaatacttcttttggtgtaacactTCTACATGTCCTGACTGGACTTGATCCAAGTGAGCATCAGCTACAAAATCCGCTTGATTACATGGATTCATATTGCAGTATCCTGACGGCACTGCAATGTAAAGTAGCATTCCTGTCGCCCCGTTTCTTTTCCGTCTCTTGTGTTGAGACGGGCaaggaacaaaaaaacatggcacAATGAGGGTCAGATGGAACATTTCCTTGATCATCCCTCACTTTCCTGGCTCTAAAGAGCTTGTTTTACAAGTTAGAGATATCTGCGTATTAATAGCATCCAtatctgtgtttgaaatgtatTGTGCTCTGACATGTGTCACCATGGAGACAAGCTTCAGTGTTCACTGCCTGTGTATTTTTTACAAGGAAATTCAAAAGGCAGAGAAATAAATATTCAGTAGATCCTGTGTGGACAGGGATGCTTGAGTGGAGTTGGGACTTGGTGTAAAATTTGGCCTTAAAATCAGATCAGTTTGACTAACAGGTCACTTTTCTGCAGGAATACAGatgaaaaagcagaaacatgCATCTCAGTCAGCATCCATACAGGTATCAAACATAGAGCATAAATTAGACTTTTATGTTGCAGAAACTGCAGCAGCATTCAGTCCCACTCATCGATAAACTTATCATATGTAGAAAAGTTTTACACTGAATTATTTGGACTTAAGCAGACTAACTCTTCTTTTGTTCCATGTCTTCTGCAGAGACAGCTGCCATAGCTTCATACTCACCAAACAGACATGAGCGATGCATCAATCTTTACTCTTTCTCTTTGTAAAAATTAGTTAAGTCGTTTAAATCTGTGACTAAAATGATCTGGGGGAATGGATCTTTTCCTGTCACACCCACCAAATGACTTtttacttgaatttttttgtgaatatgaGCCCAAACCTGACAACTTGTCTGTTGTCTTCAGACGTTTTTTTCTCTGACCAGCTCGACGCAGAGCTTTTGACATGGTTCTCACTCATCTGTGCTCCCTTTATTTTTGCTACAGGAGTAAACACCTGAGGTCCATGCTGACCGCAGGTTTATTTTGACCTGCTGTCAAATCTCTGCCCAGTTGTGCGAGACTCATTTCTCAACACATTTGCCCGATGCAGTATGAGAACTTTCTATATTTGCTACTGAATCCAGTTTGAAACTCTGTCTAGGGTTAAACACCGCTGCTCTGTGCTCCTGTGTGTAACCATGCCTTAGCATTCCTGTGGTATCTCTGTGTTCCTGAAAAGAAAATCCGCCTCTGTACTGCATTTTAGGCTTTTTTCTGAATGTCTGTAATCTGTAAAGGCTCCATGCCTTCAATGTTAAAGATTTTAAAGCAAAGACACCTTTATAACTGTGCTCTAATCGCAAACCATGCCTTgtaaatttttatatttgtatgtATGTAACTATATTGTACATAATTTTATATGAAG
This region of Cheilinus undulatus linkage group 2, ASM1832078v1, whole genome shotgun sequence genomic DNA includes:
- the tsku gene encoding tsukushi isoform X1, with product MKSTKGMMALLLWLGLSLLASVQSSAVKNCHPGCRCEVESFGLFDSFSLTRVDCRGLGPSITMPISIPLDTSHLDLSSNSMGPLSDTMLAGPGYTTLVSLDLSSNQITKVSPSALSKLRYLETLDLSHNNLESLSPSCFSGLPLAEVDLSHNNFQMFDMDVFMTKVNGEPVSVDLSHNQLVSVSMTLHGRVLHIQSLNLSSNRLLSVPKLAGLPLRYLNLDGNPITHIKEGAFTQLKDLVYLSISGLQELQEIEPHSFKGLQSLQILDLSNNPKLKTLSTAVFSGLVSLQELNLSGSGVTSLPNNMLTHLPSIKSITLGQNIQCWRTQKQGQFHRQLGQVQHNEVLSCNMEGVVL
- the tsku gene encoding tsukushi isoform X2 encodes the protein MMALLLWLGLSLLASVQSSAVKNCHPGCRCEVESFGLFDSFSLTRVDCRGLGPSITMPISIPLDTSHLDLSSNSMGPLSDTMLAGPGYTTLVSLDLSSNQITKVSPSALSKLRYLETLDLSHNNLESLSPSCFSGLPLAEVDLSHNNFQMFDMDVFMTKVNGEPVSVDLSHNQLVSVSMTLHGRVLHIQSLNLSSNRLLSVPKLAGLPLRYLNLDGNPITHIKEGAFTQLKDLVYLSISGLQELQEIEPHSFKGLQSLQILDLSNNPKLKTLSTAVFSGLVSLQELNLSGSGVTSLPNNMLTHLPSIKSITLGQNIQCWRTQKQGQFHRQLGQVQHNEVLSCNMEGVVL